One genomic region from Amycolatopsis sp. FBCC-B4732 encodes:
- a CDS encoding pentapeptide repeat-containing protein, with protein MDQTFTAITLPEAVRWLFETNGYDVAGPVEFDGAAVDLVATQLSGFSEQNVYIEATIQHVDGAKYEELLAKLTRFRTRLGAQRMIISPAGFAAGVKESAGAEGILTFTYNELFANFERVQPYLSYILGDSRQAKTLQALDEVYEEPNFDDKYGNQWATKHLTDWLHDEDKDRSWLIIVGEYGTGKTALTEVLQKRWAELYQKGDSPRLPFRIELRDFAKQFDSRGLLHHFLDRNELAHLPVSFVESMISNGRVVLLLDGYDEMAQYLNVRERRACLEALADLASNGAKGILTSRPNYFTEAEELRVFEVLYQKLGSHRQINVLDRAVVEQEREVDSLLERFVLNRVERSLRDLTYEQTIELVRRRLKDDPEGASVVTGLLSKVFRNEEDRNVSLSGKPVIITYLLDVVEELKKDDAGDPEQKMSEWDIYNLIVHKLMLRDWARTSTLFPTERLLFLQKLALYTSTSQQKSVNESSFREVIRTVFESKMTKKRVEGVTDAEDSLFDDLRSSTTLTRSTDKVTAQWQFSHNSLREYLLAGYLIDCLVDGRPEPRSVPVTDTMITFVNSMPQDKLQEAYTQLSALWPSRKMHKGIDQMLILLWGAKRHNERKNRSVPESLTDLVGDSLDLSNCTLSGINFSAEDNVTLRGLNASSSIMTDTDFSRTDLTGSNFSDSAIDACVLTNADVTGADFSNLLMLDTEITGLVCTGANFTNLTKDSTALLKVGKDLHVLDATRLRGYLKRRGAITDPVNPYFMYCLDQNFDICEKICRVLLDGAWHQRLGLEQRGASERNVKLAKKFVQFLISIGHVQIKNGTGGKLIGTTQSGRPVVARLSENAHIDETLLPFFEENLR; from the coding sequence ATGGACCAGACGTTCACGGCGATCACTCTGCCCGAAGCAGTGCGCTGGCTGTTCGAGACCAACGGCTACGACGTCGCCGGCCCCGTCGAGTTCGACGGGGCCGCGGTCGATCTCGTCGCGACCCAGCTCTCCGGCTTCAGCGAGCAGAACGTCTACATCGAGGCCACCATCCAGCACGTGGACGGCGCGAAATACGAAGAGCTACTCGCCAAGCTGACGCGTTTCCGCACCCGACTGGGCGCGCAGCGAATGATAATTTCCCCGGCGGGGTTCGCGGCGGGTGTCAAGGAAAGCGCCGGCGCCGAGGGGATCCTCACCTTCACCTACAACGAACTGTTCGCGAACTTCGAACGAGTTCAACCGTACCTGTCCTACATCCTCGGCGATTCGCGTCAGGCGAAGACCCTGCAGGCGCTGGACGAGGTCTACGAAGAGCCGAACTTCGACGACAAGTACGGCAACCAGTGGGCGACGAAACACCTCACCGACTGGCTGCACGACGAGGACAAGGACCGGTCCTGGCTGATCATCGTCGGCGAGTACGGCACCGGCAAGACCGCGCTGACCGAGGTGCTGCAGAAGCGGTGGGCGGAGCTGTACCAGAAGGGCGACAGCCCGCGCCTGCCGTTCCGGATCGAACTCCGTGACTTCGCCAAGCAGTTCGACTCCCGCGGGCTGCTGCACCACTTCCTCGACCGGAACGAGCTGGCCCACCTCCCGGTCTCCTTCGTCGAGAGCATGATCTCCAACGGCCGCGTCGTCTTGCTGCTGGACGGCTACGACGAAATGGCCCAGTACCTGAACGTGCGCGAGCGGCGTGCCTGCCTGGAGGCGCTCGCCGACCTGGCCAGCAACGGGGCGAAGGGGATTTTGACGAGCCGCCCCAACTACTTCACCGAAGCCGAAGAGCTGCGGGTGTTCGAAGTCCTGTACCAGAAGCTGGGCTCGCACCGCCAGATCAACGTCCTGGACCGCGCCGTCGTCGAGCAGGAACGCGAGGTCGATTCGCTGCTGGAGCGGTTCGTCCTCAACCGCGTGGAACGCAGCCTGCGCGACCTGACGTACGAGCAGACCATCGAGCTGGTGCGCCGGCGCCTGAAGGACGACCCCGAAGGCGCAAGCGTCGTCACCGGGTTGCTGTCGAAGGTCTTCCGCAACGAAGAGGACCGGAACGTCTCGCTGTCCGGCAAGCCGGTGATCATCACCTACCTCCTCGACGTCGTCGAAGAACTGAAGAAGGACGACGCCGGAGACCCCGAGCAGAAGATGTCCGAGTGGGACATCTACAACCTGATCGTCCACAAGCTCATGCTCCGCGACTGGGCCCGGACGTCGACCCTGTTCCCGACGGAACGGCTGCTCTTCCTCCAGAAGCTCGCCCTGTACACGTCCACGAGCCAGCAGAAGAGCGTCAACGAGTCCAGTTTCCGCGAGGTCATCAGGACGGTCTTCGAATCGAAGATGACCAAGAAGCGGGTCGAAGGCGTCACCGACGCGGAAGACTCCCTCTTCGACGACCTCCGGTCCTCCACCACCCTCACGAGGAGCACCGACAAGGTCACCGCGCAGTGGCAGTTCTCCCACAACTCCCTGCGCGAGTACCTGCTGGCCGGCTACCTCATCGACTGTCTCGTCGACGGTCGGCCGGAGCCGCGGTCCGTCCCGGTGACGGACACCATGATCACCTTCGTCAACTCGATGCCGCAGGACAAGCTGCAAGAGGCCTACACGCAGCTGTCCGCCCTCTGGCCGTCGCGGAAGATGCACAAGGGCATCGACCAGATGCTCATCCTGCTTTGGGGCGCGAAGCGGCACAACGAGCGCAAGAACCGCAGCGTCCCCGAGAGCCTGACCGACCTCGTCGGCGACAGCCTCGACCTCTCGAACTGTACGCTCAGCGGCATCAACTTCAGTGCGGAAGACAACGTCACCCTGCGCGGGCTGAACGCGTCGAGCAGCATCATGACCGACACCGACTTCTCCCGCACGGACCTGACCGGTTCGAACTTCTCGGACTCCGCGATCGACGCGTGCGTGCTCACGAACGCCGACGTGACCGGCGCGGACTTCTCCAACCTCCTGATGCTGGACACCGAGATCACCGGGCTGGTGTGCACCGGAGCGAACTTCACCAACCTCACGAAGGACTCGACGGCGCTGTTGAAGGTCGGCAAGGACCTGCACGTGCTCGACGCGACCAGGCTCCGGGGCTACCTGAAACGGCGAGGTGCGATCACCGACCCCGTCAACCCGTACTTCATGTACTGCCTGGACCAGAACTTCGACATCTGCGAGAAGATCTGCCGCGTCCTCCTGGATGGAGCGTGGCATCAGCGCCTCGGCCTGGAGCAGCGCGGCGCCTCCGAGCGCAACGTCAAGCTGGCCAAGAAGTTCGTGCAGTTCCTGATCTCCATCGGGCACGTCCAGATCAAGAACGGCACCGGCGGCAAGCTCATCGGCACCACGCAGAGCGGCCGCCCGGTCGTAGCGCGGCTGAGCGAGAACGCCCACATCGACGAAACGCTGCTCCCCTTCTTCGAGGAGAACCTGCGCTAG
- the purE gene encoding 5-(carboxyamino)imidazole ribonucleotide mutase, with protein sequence MAPQVGVIMGSDSDWPTLEAAGAALDEFGVEYEVGVYSAHRTPQRMLDYATSAVARGIRVIIAGAGGAAHLPGMVASATVLPVIGVPVPLKYLDGLDSLLSIVQMPAGVPVATVSVGGARNAGLLAVRILAASDEALRSKMAKFQQDLEKLVLDKDAALRTKTGH encoded by the coding sequence ATGGCGCCGCAGGTGGGCGTGATCATGGGCAGCGACTCGGACTGGCCGACCCTGGAGGCGGCCGGCGCGGCGCTGGACGAGTTCGGCGTCGAGTACGAGGTCGGCGTCTACTCGGCGCACCGCACCCCGCAGCGCATGCTGGACTACGCGACATCGGCGGTGGCCCGCGGCATCCGCGTGATCATCGCGGGCGCCGGCGGCGCGGCCCACCTCCCGGGCATGGTCGCCTCGGCAACGGTCCTCCCGGTGATCGGCGTCCCGGTCCCGCTGAAGTACCTGGACGGCCTGGACTCCCTCCTGTCGATCGTCCAGATGCCGGCAGGCGTCCCGGTGGCCACGGTCTCGGTGGGCGGCGCCCGCAACGCAGGCCTCCTGGCCGTCCGCATCCTGGCGGCGTCCGACGAAGCCCTCCGCTCGAAGATGGCGAAGTTCCAGCAGGACCTGGAGAAGCTGGTCCTGGACAAGGACGCGGCCCTGCGGACCAAGACCGGTCACTGA
- a CDS encoding 5-(carboxyamino)imidazole ribonucleotide synthase, producing MDKHTGLPVVGMVGGGQLARMTHQAAISLGQSLRVLAAGENEAAGLVAGDVSLGHHTDLEALRKFAASVDVLTFDHEHVPGEHLLTLAMEGYVIRPAPTALGFAQNKLVMREMMAGLGVPGPAFAEVSTVDDVVAFGDDHGWPVVLKASTGGYDGRGVWMLDTAQHARETVPELLEAGTALLVEEKVAMRRELSALVARSPFGQGAAYPVVETVQEGGINTEVLAPAPGLDDSRVHEAQDLALRIAATLDVTGLLAVELFETDTGLLVNELAMRPHNSGHWTMDGSRTSQFEQHLRAVLDYPLGCTDLVAPACVMANVLGAAVLPEMGPDERLHHLFARYPEVRVHLYGKQERPGRKLGHVNFTGERMEDLRNRALLSAHWLSHAVWLDGYEIH from the coding sequence ATGGACAAACACACCGGTCTGCCCGTCGTGGGCATGGTGGGCGGCGGGCAGCTGGCCCGGATGACCCACCAGGCGGCGATCTCCCTCGGCCAGTCCCTGCGCGTGCTCGCCGCGGGGGAGAACGAAGCCGCGGGTCTCGTCGCGGGCGACGTCTCGCTGGGCCACCACACCGACCTCGAGGCGCTGCGCAAGTTCGCGGCCTCGGTCGACGTGCTCACCTTCGACCACGAGCACGTGCCGGGCGAGCACCTGCTGACGCTGGCGATGGAGGGCTACGTCATCCGGCCGGCGCCGACGGCGCTGGGCTTCGCGCAGAACAAGCTGGTGATGCGCGAGATGATGGCGGGCCTCGGTGTGCCGGGCCCGGCCTTCGCCGAGGTGTCCACAGTGGACGACGTGGTGGCGTTCGGCGACGACCACGGCTGGCCGGTGGTGCTCAAGGCGTCGACCGGCGGGTACGACGGCCGCGGCGTCTGGATGCTGGACACCGCGCAGCACGCCCGCGAGACCGTGCCGGAGCTGCTCGAAGCGGGCACGGCGCTGCTGGTCGAGGAGAAGGTGGCGATGCGGCGGGAGCTGTCCGCGCTCGTCGCCCGCTCGCCCTTCGGCCAGGGCGCGGCGTACCCGGTGGTCGAGACCGTCCAGGAGGGCGGCATCAACACCGAGGTGCTGGCCCCGGCGCCGGGGCTCGACGATTCGCGGGTGCACGAGGCCCAGGACCTGGCGCTGCGGATCGCCGCGACGCTGGACGTCACCGGCCTGCTCGCGGTCGAGCTGTTCGAGACCGACACCGGGCTGCTGGTGAACGAGCTGGCGATGCGCCCGCACAACTCGGGCCACTGGACCATGGACGGCTCGCGCACGTCGCAGTTCGAGCAGCACCTGCGCGCGGTCCTGGACTACCCGCTGGGCTGCACGGACCTGGTCGCGCCGGCGTGCGTGATGGCGAACGTGCTGGGTGCCGCGGTGCTGCCCGAGATGGGTCCGGACGAGCGGCTGCACCACCTGTTCGCGCGGTACCCGGAGGTCCGCGTGCACCTGTACGGCAAGCAGGAGCGCCCGGGGCGCAAGCTCGGGCACGTCAACTTCACCGGCGAGCGCATGGAGGACCTGCGCAACCGCGCGCTGCTGTCGGCGCACTGGCTGTCCCACGCCGTCTGGCTCGACGGCTACGAGATCCACTGA
- a CDS encoding glycosyltransferase 87 family protein: MSTSKPASEARTGRVLAGVLALAVLALGVVGWLAGWHLGADSAVYRAGALTLLHGDPLYTRDVLTALPDWVRLPFTYTPAAAPLFLPLALVPSGLVWGVIAVLSVVGLMVVITVVSSSPGHAPLLGRSRWALPAGTAIALALEPVWKTLFLGQINLILMAFVVLDVLVLSVRGSRWAGVLIGVAAAIKLTPLIFVPHLFFTGRWKDGLRAVGTFVALEAVMFAVIPVDAARFWRDSATDPSRVGSVHWIFNQSLNGLVNRASALAPWSLAVAVGVAAVLAVPAVWLVVRLHRRGEDAAALLVTAFYGLLLSPVSWSHHWVWCVPLLTLLVVKARWWAAAAVAVLFASQIVMLVPNGGDREFGWGLGWSLLGNVYVLAAAAGILGLAVRELRLVRRSAGLVTV; this comes from the coding sequence GTGTCGACGTCGAAGCCGGCGTCTGAGGCGCGCACCGGCCGGGTGCTCGCGGGGGTGCTCGCGCTCGCTGTCCTGGCACTGGGGGTCGTCGGCTGGCTGGCCGGGTGGCACCTGGGCGCGGACAGCGCCGTGTACCGCGCGGGTGCGCTGACGCTGCTGCACGGCGACCCGCTCTACACGCGGGACGTGCTGACCGCGCTGCCTGACTGGGTACGGCTGCCGTTCACCTACACGCCCGCCGCGGCGCCGCTGTTCCTGCCGCTCGCGCTGGTGCCGTCGGGCCTGGTGTGGGGCGTGATCGCGGTTTTGTCGGTGGTCGGTCTTATGGTCGTGATCACGGTGGTTTCGTCGTCGCCGGGGCACGCGCCGCTTCTGGGAAGAAGCCGGTGGGCGCTGCCGGCGGGAACGGCCATCGCGCTGGCGCTGGAACCGGTGTGGAAAACGCTGTTCCTGGGCCAGATCAACTTGATACTGATGGCGTTCGTGGTGCTGGACGTCCTGGTGCTCTCGGTGCGCGGGTCGCGCTGGGCGGGCGTGCTGATCGGCGTGGCGGCGGCGATCAAGCTGACCCCGCTGATCTTCGTGCCGCACCTGTTCTTCACGGGCCGGTGGAAGGACGGGCTGCGGGCGGTGGGCACGTTCGTGGCGCTCGAAGCGGTGATGTTCGCGGTCATCCCGGTCGACGCGGCGCGGTTCTGGCGGGATTCGGCGACCGACCCGAGCCGGGTCGGGTCGGTGCACTGGATCTTCAACCAATCGCTCAACGGGCTGGTGAACCGGGCTTCGGCGCTGGCCCCGTGGTCGCTGGCGGTGGCGGTCGGCGTGGCGGCGGTGCTGGCCGTGCCCGCCGTGTGGCTGGTGGTGCGGCTGCACCGGCGTGGCGAGGACGCGGCCGCGTTGCTCGTGACGGCGTTCTACGGCCTGCTGCTGTCGCCGGTGTCGTGGTCGCACCACTGGGTCTGGTGCGTGCCGTTGCTCACGCTGCTCGTGGTGAAGGCCCGCTGGTGGGCCGCGGCGGCGGTCGCGGTGCTGTTCGCCTCGCAGATCGTGATGCTGGTGCCCAACGGCGGCGACCGGGAGTTCGGCTGGGGCCTGGGCTGGTCGCTCCTCGGCAACGTCTACGTGCTCGCGGCGGCGGCGGGGATCCTCGGGCTGGCGGTGCGTGAGCTACGCCTGGTCCGGCGGTCGGCCGGCCTGGTGACCGTTTGA
- a CDS encoding glycosyltransferase 87 family protein has translation MTRTVSTDVDGEVAASSHHRLALRKSLARLSVRPRSILILSVIPLVAIGYGIYGWQHDWVLGVDSAVYRAGALTLLHGDSLYDANTLPNEPWWALLPFTYPPTAALIFVPLAAFPTQISWGLITAVSLGAMALSIRIAIGALPRPSADGPRWWASPARSTIVFFLVFLGLEPVWRTIFLGQINLILMAMILLDMLVIGARGSRWGGVLVGVAAAIKLTPLVFLGHLFVTGRRMDAIRGFATFLLLQGLMFLINSHDAAKYWTVTLPDTGRIGPVHWAGNQSLNALMNRATDLAPWASKAAMGIGFLLAIPALWLLMRFHRKGQALAALLVTAFWTLLISPISWTHHWVWVIPLIVLLVSRLPKTTPKTAWKRWVGTFLAAFVFVSCVLLILPNGRNVELHWTVWQNILGDAYILMPVVLAVALILRWGLQRRARKKAAARVDVEAGV, from the coding sequence GTGACCAGGACCGTATCCACCGACGTCGACGGCGAAGTCGCGGCCAGCTCCCACCACCGGCTGGCCCTGCGGAAGTCACTCGCCCGCCTGTCCGTCCGCCCTCGGTCGATCCTGATCCTGTCGGTGATCCCGCTGGTCGCGATCGGCTACGGCATCTACGGCTGGCAGCACGACTGGGTGCTCGGCGTGGACAGCGCGGTGTACCGGGCGGGCGCTTTGACGCTGCTGCACGGCGACTCGCTCTACGACGCGAACACCCTGCCCAACGAACCGTGGTGGGCGCTGCTGCCGTTCACCTACCCGCCGACGGCGGCGCTGATCTTCGTCCCGCTCGCGGCCTTCCCGACGCAGATTTCGTGGGGGCTGATCACCGCCGTCTCGCTGGGCGCGATGGCGCTGTCGATCCGGATCGCGATCGGCGCCCTGCCCCGCCCGTCCGCCGACGGGCCGCGCTGGTGGGCCTCGCCGGCCCGCTCGACCATCGTGTTCTTCCTGGTCTTCCTCGGGCTCGAGCCGGTGTGGCGGACGATCTTCCTCGGCCAGATCAACCTGATCCTGATGGCCATGATCCTGCTCGACATGCTGGTCATCGGCGCCCGCGGCAGCCGGTGGGGCGGCGTGCTCGTCGGGGTCGCGGCGGCGATCAAGCTCACGCCGCTGGTGTTCCTCGGGCACCTGTTCGTCACCGGCCGCCGGATGGACGCGATCCGCGGCTTCGCGACGTTCCTGCTGCTGCAGGGCCTGATGTTCCTGATCAATTCGCACGACGCGGCCAAGTACTGGACCGTGACGCTGCCCGACACCGGCCGGATCGGGCCGGTGCACTGGGCGGGCAACCAGTCGCTGAACGCGCTGATGAACCGGGCCACCGACCTCGCGCCGTGGGCGTCGAAGGCCGCGATGGGCATCGGCTTCCTGCTCGCGATCCCGGCGCTGTGGCTGCTCATGCGGTTCCACCGCAAGGGGCAGGCGCTGGCCGCGCTGCTCGTCACGGCCTTCTGGACGCTGCTGATCTCGCCGATCTCGTGGACCCACCACTGGGTGTGGGTCATCCCGCTGATCGTGCTGCTGGTCTCGCGGCTGCCGAAGACCACCCCGAAGACGGCGTGGAAGCGCTGGGTCGGGACGTTCCTCGCGGCGTTCGTGTTCGTCAGCTGCGTGCTGCTGATCCTGCCGAACGGGCGCAACGTCGAACTGCACTGGACGGTCTGGCAGAACATCCTGGGGGACGCCTACATCCTGATGCCGGTGGTGCTGGCCGTGGCGCTCATCCTGCGCTGGGGCCTGCAGCGGCGGGCGCGGAAGAAGGCGGCCGCGCGTGTCGACGTCGAAGCCGGCGTCTGA
- a CDS encoding GGDEF domain-containing protein: MDVPATRSGPGDVPPQAQSERDRSLRALRARWRTASLAAGWRFPSDWALPEVDAVCAAVMAKGRVEAAETALAGLARARAAAGAGLAETLADLAALHAVLDHAGDGFVSPDVDATPSRLLRTTALAWADVATDQLVHTEVTDPLTGLPSAAYLRTRLYEVYQAAAARERPAAEEHVLLVVSLDLSTVAGFPRLTGMILVADALRAVFDSGQSVASLGPSVVAALVPKDDRVGSHGVALRRALNERLSVDAQLADAGQPRVSAVRLPATHELACDLLAQLARA, encoded by the coding sequence GTGGACGTTCCGGCTACGCGCTCCGGCCCCGGTGACGTCCCGCCCCAGGCCCAGTCCGAGCGCGATCGCTCCCTGCGCGCGTTGCGCGCCCGCTGGCGCACGGCGAGCCTGGCCGCGGGCTGGCGGTTCCCCAGCGACTGGGCCCTGCCCGAGGTCGACGCCGTCTGCGCGGCCGTGATGGCCAAGGGACGCGTCGAAGCCGCCGAAACCGCGCTGGCCGGGCTGGCCAGGGCGCGGGCGGCGGCCGGTGCGGGGCTCGCGGAAACCCTCGCCGACCTCGCCGCGCTGCACGCCGTCCTCGACCACGCCGGCGACGGCTTCGTCTCGCCGGACGTCGACGCCACGCCGTCGCGGCTGCTCCGGACCACCGCGCTGGCCTGGGCCGACGTCGCCACCGACCAGCTCGTGCACACCGAGGTCACCGACCCGCTGACCGGCCTGCCCTCGGCCGCGTACCTGCGCACCCGGCTCTACGAGGTCTACCAAGCGGCCGCCGCGCGCGAGCGGCCCGCGGCCGAGGAGCACGTGCTCCTGGTCGTCTCGCTGGACCTCAGCACCGTCGCCGGGTTCCCGCGGCTGACCGGGATGATCCTGGTCGCGGACGCGCTGCGGGCGGTGTTCGACAGCGGGCAGAGCGTCGCTTCGCTCGGGCCGTCCGTCGTCGCCGCGCTGGTCCCGAAGGACGACCGGGTCGGTTCGCACGGCGTGGCGCTGCGGCGGGCGCTGAACGAGCGCCTGTCGGTGGACGCGCAGCTGGCCGACGCGGGGCAGCCCCGCGTGTCCGCGGTGCGGCTGCCCGCCACCCACGAGCTCGCGTGCGACCTGCTGGCGCAGCTCGCGCGAGCGTAG
- a CDS encoding sigma-70 family RNA polymerase sigma factor — translation MSTVPADLSGKSDAELIAEVRSGKIASYGALYERHTGAAHNLARQLARSSSEADDLVSEAFAKVLDTLRGGKGPDTAFRAYLLTALRHTAYDRTRKERRVDLNEDMSDVGGAAAEALTVPFSDTAVAGLERTMAAKAFARLPERWQAVLWHTEIEQQSPAEVAPLLGLTANGVSALAYRAREGLRQAYLQVHLQENAEERCRACADRLGAWTRDGLSKRERNQVENHLDECENCRALAAELADVNGGLRAIIAPIVLGGAALGYLATIGAAKASAATAAAAGAAAAAGAAAGGKAGAAAGAAAAGPRQFAGVAASGAAVVAAVVVALTAGGGAQEIPVAAAVPPPVVQPVQPPAPKPQPQPVQPPAPQPPQPPAPPAPPPVEPAQPPVQPPAPAPPAPPAPSAPAPPSMSATTPPDGVELSPGSATNLPITVRNDGGSVSEPVAVALKLPPGVHAVDAAGGGAPMAFAQGGSAPISVNCPGGDGTVVCKTGSGLQPGQSATLNFRLRADDDAKGGTVTGTVTAGVQVNVRVSVEVTVKQPPDAVVLEAQGDGLSAFPWTRNPLVYVRVRNTGETNKPVTVTFDHPLWQWWSLRGFPCEPSGDGATCTTKSALAPGQHVNLWVRLKGRPDDGRVTITAQLGKASARPVTVDFGCWHHWCGEDPLPTTTPPSSSTTPTKPSKPAPSKPSSTPPTTTETEPSAEPPASTTTSSAPPRPGTNPGPKQPTVTPEKAFGWLTG, via the coding sequence GTGTCCACCGTTCCCGCCGATCTCAGCGGAAAGAGTGACGCCGAGCTGATCGCCGAGGTCCGCTCGGGGAAGATCGCCTCCTACGGCGCCCTCTACGAACGGCACACCGGCGCGGCCCACAACCTGGCCCGTCAGCTGGCCCGCTCGAGCTCCGAAGCGGACGACCTCGTGTCCGAGGCGTTCGCCAAGGTGCTGGACACGCTGCGTGGCGGCAAGGGCCCGGACACCGCCTTCCGGGCGTACCTGCTGACCGCGCTCCGTCACACGGCGTACGACCGCACGCGCAAGGAACGCCGGGTCGACCTCAACGAGGACATGTCCGACGTCGGCGGGGCCGCCGCCGAGGCGCTGACCGTCCCGTTCTCCGACACCGCCGTCGCCGGCCTCGAACGGACGATGGCCGCGAAGGCGTTCGCCCGGCTGCCCGAACGCTGGCAGGCGGTGCTCTGGCACACCGAGATCGAGCAGCAGAGCCCGGCCGAGGTCGCGCCGCTGCTCGGGCTGACCGCGAACGGCGTCTCCGCGCTCGCCTACCGCGCCCGCGAAGGCCTCCGGCAGGCCTACCTCCAGGTCCACCTGCAGGAGAACGCCGAGGAACGCTGCCGCGCCTGCGCCGACCGGCTGGGTGCCTGGACGCGCGACGGGCTGTCCAAGCGCGAACGCAACCAGGTCGAGAACCACCTCGACGAGTGCGAGAACTGCCGGGCGCTGGCCGCCGAGCTCGCCGACGTCAACGGCGGGTTGCGCGCGATCATCGCCCCGATCGTCCTGGGCGGCGCGGCCCTCGGCTACCTCGCCACCATCGGCGCCGCGAAGGCGAGCGCGGCCACGGCGGCGGCAGCCGGTGCGGCCGCCGCCGCGGGTGCGGCCGCCGGGGGCAAGGCCGGTGCGGCCGCGGGCGCCGCCGCGGCCGGACCCCGCCAGTTCGCCGGAGTGGCCGCCTCGGGCGCGGCGGTCGTCGCGGCCGTCGTCGTCGCGCTCACCGCCGGCGGCGGGGCCCAGGAGATCCCGGTCGCGGCCGCCGTGCCGCCCCCGGTCGTCCAGCCCGTCCAGCCACCCGCGCCGAAGCCCCAGCCCCAGCCGGTTCAGCCGCCCGCTCCGCAGCCGCCGCAGCCCCCGGCCCCGCCCGCGCCGCCCCCGGTGGAACCCGCGCAGCCGCCCGTCCAGCCGCCCGCACCCGCGCCGCCGGCACCCCCGGCGCCGTCCGCGCCGGCCCCGCCGTCGATGTCGGCGACGACCCCGCCGGACGGCGTCGAGCTGAGCCCGGGCTCCGCGACGAACCTGCCGATCACCGTCCGCAACGACGGCGGCAGCGTGTCCGAGCCGGTGGCCGTCGCGCTGAAGCTGCCGCCGGGCGTGCACGCCGTCGACGCGGCGGGCGGCGGCGCGCCGATGGCGTTCGCGCAGGGCGGCAGCGCGCCGATCTCGGTGAACTGCCCGGGCGGTGACGGCACGGTCGTCTGCAAGACCGGCAGCGGCCTGCAGCCCGGCCAGAGCGCCACCCTGAACTTCCGCCTGCGGGCCGACGACGACGCCAAGGGCGGCACGGTCACCGGGACGGTCACCGCGGGCGTGCAGGTCAACGTCCGGGTGAGCGTCGAAGTCACCGTGAAGCAGCCGCCGGACGCGGTGGTCCTGGAAGCGCAGGGCGACGGGCTGTCGGCGTTCCCGTGGACCCGCAACCCGCTGGTCTACGTGCGCGTCCGCAACACCGGCGAGACGAACAAGCCGGTCACGGTCACCTTCGACCACCCGCTCTGGCAGTGGTGGAGCTTGCGCGGCTTCCCCTGCGAGCCGTCCGGCGACGGCGCGACCTGCACGACGAAGAGCGCGCTGGCGCCCGGGCAGCACGTCAACCTGTGGGTGCGGCTGAAGGGCCGCCCCGACGACGGGCGCGTGACGATCACGGCGCAGCTCGGCAAGGCGTCCGCGCGGCCGGTGACGGTCGACTTCGGCTGCTGGCACCACTGGTGCGGCGAGGACCCGCTGCCGACGACCACACCGCCGTCGTCGTCGACCACCCCGACGAAGCCGTCGAAGCCGGCTCCGTCGAAGCCTTCCTCGACCCCGCCGACGACGACCGAGACCGAGCCGTCGGCCGAGCCCCCGGCGTCGACGACCACGTCCAGCGCGCCGCCGCGGCCGGGCACGAACCCGGGCCCGAAGCAGCCGACCGTCACCCCCGAAAAGGCTTTCGGCTGGCTCACGGGGTAG
- a CDS encoding GtrA family protein — protein MRELLKKHRELLRFAVVGGISFVITMSVNYGLKFTVLRTHPVTALILGVLVATIFSYVANREWSFRTRGGRERAHEAALFFLFSGIALGLNALPQWFSRYVLDLQAPRLSPFGVEVADFVSGIVIGTLLGTAFRWWSFKKWVFPDESGRVAATLEDPDIQDRKAA, from the coding sequence GTGCGCGAGCTGCTGAAAAAGCATCGCGAGCTCCTCCGCTTCGCCGTTGTCGGCGGGATCAGCTTCGTGATCACGATGTCCGTCAACTACGGCTTGAAGTTCACCGTGCTGCGGACCCACCCGGTGACGGCGCTGATCCTGGGCGTCCTGGTCGCGACGATCTTTTCCTACGTCGCCAACCGCGAATGGTCGTTCCGCACCCGCGGCGGCCGCGAGCGGGCGCACGAAGCGGCGTTGTTCTTCCTGTTCAGCGGCATCGCGCTGGGCCTGAACGCGCTGCCGCAGTGGTTCTCGCGGTACGTGCTGGACCTGCAGGCGCCGCGGCTGTCGCCGTTCGGCGTCGAGGTGGCCGACTTCGTCAGCGGCATCGTCATCGGGACGCTGCTGGGGACGGCGTTCCGCTGGTGGTCGTTCAAGAAGTGGGTGTTCCCGGACGAGTCCGGGCGGGTCGCGGCGACCCTTGAGGATCCGGACATTCAGGACCGGAAAGCCGCCTGA